The DNA region GGAGACAGTGAGGAGGCTGATCGTGTTCGAAGTGGTGTCGTTCAGCTTCTTCCTGTTCTCGTCGCTGGTGGCGCAGAGCTTGAAGCTGCAGATCAACCTCCGCAACAGCATGGACCCCACCGATCCGCACAGGGCCAGCATCAACGTGGACCACCTCAAGTACTGCCTCTCGGCCTCCGCAGTCGGATCGGTCCTCGGGTGCACCTTCCTGACGCTGTCGATCGTGGATTTCATAAGGGTCAAATTGGGGTCGCTGTCGTGCGGCGGAAGGCCGGTGCAGGCGGTGGTGGTGCTCCTCTTATTTGTGGGGTCGGGGCTGCTCATTTATGTTGTCACTGCTGCACGTGCTCTCTTTTTCGTGCAGACTCAACCCTCTCCTACTGCTACTGTTACTGCTACTACTTGACTCCAATTCCTAACATTGATGATTATAATACGTAATGTTAGTTTTTATTGTATTCAATTCAATTGGTTTAGTTGCTTAGCTGTGTAATCAAGTGTAAAGTAATTGTCAGCTATTATACAAAATTCAACTCTTGTCATTTTTAAGATATAATCATATCTTATGTGATATAATAACAAATTGAATGTGCTCGGATTTTGTCGCCAGTGgaaaaattatcaattatttaagttcgtgatattatatgtcaagtttaaattttgtgagaaaaaacataattattggATGTTTTCGTGATATTTAACGCCAATATCTCTTTTATTAAATAGTACTCACATCTCCCACTATGTGTTACACTGTAACCAGATGCTAGTTTTAAGATATGTAATAAAAAGTTAATTGAAAAAGTTGATAGAACGTGAGTTTTGCTTATAAATTTGAGTAAGAATGAGTTGATGGGGTATGAGGTTCATTACTAAAagtggtaaaaatgaagtggtGCAGTTAATATAGAGGGGatcaaaaagaaatactactgAAGACACATTAGTAAAACTAAAAATCAGCTATGGCACTAGTAAAATTGATGTCGAAAACGGAGATAGAAGCGATGGCCGCGGCGGATGAGAAGTCGGAGGTGCCCAGTCAAGTAAAATGGCGTTTTTTTACTCAGCACTTTCCAACTTATAGAAGTCGGATCCACCCTTTCTATATAATGTGTACTACCAATTACTAATATCTAAAGCAAGTGCCTAAGTACACCAATAAAATCACAACTACTATTATTATAAAATCCATCGAATCATGATAGGATATGTTTTAAATGTAGAGATTTAAGGAAATTATTTCAACTTAATGGAAGGCGATTGGATGTTATTCGATTCATTCATTCTTACCCAAAAATTAGGATGTTCGATTGTGACTTTGAATATGAAGTACAGTAGTTTCTAAGGAATCTTCTTTCGAGGTGAAATCGTACACTTTAGAAATAAGGAgtacaataataaaatattagtatctgaggatatagtataatttaaaTAGATATAGAATTAAGGTAAGGAtgaattaaatgataatttctttgttttctttgtgtttttatttcattCCTTCATACattccatcaaataaaaaaaaatcacatttcatTCTGTTGTATCAAGAAACATGTTTTAAATTATCTTTTTAATGGTCTTGTGGTAGAACACTACCATCTGAATTCTTCAATACTCAAGTTCAATTCTCACTACTTTTGCCATGTTTTTTTAGTTCTTTTGTCCCGCCTTAATTGAAGAGCTTTTTTTGGGTACATAATTTTAGTAAGTGTTGTGTAGTAgtagttaaataaaataataaaaataaatagtatggaaaaaaataagagagataataaaataagagaaataaaaagtgttggtttttttaaaaaaaaaacaaaaaaatgcatCACTTTAATTGGGATgatcaaaataacaaaatgaatcAGATGGGATGGTACAAATTATGTAATATATAGTTTGCACTTTTATTGCATTTTATTCATTATCTCAATTGTTTATTagatagtttgtattttatatttctGTTATCTTTTTAGATCTTAGACAGTTTGgcatttttttattgaaattttatttttatctcaaTTATATTTAATGCTTTgctatgaatttaaaatttaatttgtcACCTTTGTTTTCCTGTAGTTCGTATTtcttattgttttgttttgcgGATATGTTGTAGTCACTTTTATCTAACATGAATTGTTAGTTTAGTTATGTTACAAAATAAGAGTGTCATTTTGTATTTTGAATCGTATGACTTTAATATTAAATGCTCCAGCGTTTTTTGTAACATGATAATTGTTATGTTAGtgttattttgtattttaagaGTATGATACAACTTGCATTTTTTAACTCAAAAGTTCTGAATATGTATCTGATTgtgatattaaaaaaaattaattcatcaTTCGTTAAATTCCAACCATTATTAATGATTAATAACGATGAGGCTAGCCCAATCATGATTCATGACTATTGTACCATGTACAACGTCAGACAATTTAACGATGAGGCTGCTCTTAGAACATGATATTCGGGGATATATTCTGCAATCTAAAATAATTCGTAGTTAAAATAAGTATAATGCCATCcatatatacacaaaatttAACCTTACTAtctattaatttcttaattgcGACTTGCTCACACTGAAAGGAAAAggttggatttttttatttgcaGGAGCTGGTGACCTTTCTCAAAATTGTGCGACACTATTTTTTAGAATTGGACTAAAATTTATATGaattaaaatacaaacaaacataTACAACGAAATATGGACGTGTCATTGACATATTGTTGATGTTtcaatataattaaattgtgttCAAGAATATGTTCAGGTGCGATCAAGTCTTGATTGGCTATAGATCAATATGGTTATTGGTTTTGGATTTCAAATGTATCTCATTGAGTTTTTGGATTTCAAATGTATCCCCTTTAGAAGTTTTGGTTAAGGAAATTGAGTTTCTAACTCATTGTTGCACCCATCGCATGTACTACTTATTTGAATATAGTTTACTTAcctgaaattaaaaataaaagttttaagTTTAGAATTTGGATAGCCCAAATTGATTGACAATATTTTCAGCTCAAAGTTTTCTTCATATTGATTAAATTGATCTATATAGGGAAGTtcagtttgcaagattatatctcatgattaaatttgtattggttcatgagattgaagCTCAtcacttaatcctagatggatagtcatGATGTGATAGTTAGTCACAGTCAACCCCCTTCTACTAAATAATCCCATAACTTAATTGTATAAATTATCTgtctattattttatctagaaaaTTGAACACCAATACATGGGGTACTATTTAAAAATAGATTGCACTT from Salvia splendens isolate huo1 chromosome 9, SspV2, whole genome shotgun sequence includes:
- the LOC121747462 gene encoding uncharacterized protein LOC121747462, which codes for MSKRPLTIVHVSNDPTSDGLEMQENKSTPVAAAVADNGKNTSIHVTALDGIVSVNSLFTMALFIGFSMTVPENATTVGSASCITSGETVRRLIVFEVVSFSFFLFSSLVAQSLKLQINLRNSMDPTDPHRASINVDHLKYCLSASAVGSVLGCTFLTLSIVDFIRVKLGSLSCGGRPVQAVVVLLLFVGSGLLIYVVTAARALFFVQTQPSPTATVTATT